A part of Bosea sp. (in: a-proteobacteria) genomic DNA contains:
- a CDS encoding aminodeoxychorismate/anthranilate synthase component II: MAGTQARPRICAVRLLLIDNYDSFTFNLVQLIGAQEVAIEVVRNDQMTAEAALSHHADAIVLSPGPCTPNEAGICLDVVRGAPGRKPVFGVCLGLQAIGQAFGGKVVRAPQPMHGKISRVSHGGHGLFRGINGPFEATRYHSLVIDRASCPAALAIEAETEDQLIMAAAHRDWPIAGVQFHPESIMSAHGATIIRNFLDIAASWRDAKTSSAVAAVQPARS, from the coding sequence ATGGCGGGCACACAGGCGAGGCCAAGGATCTGCGCCGTGAGATTGCTGCTTATCGACAACTATGACTCCTTCACCTTCAACCTTGTGCAGCTGATTGGCGCGCAGGAGGTGGCGATCGAGGTCGTCAGAAACGACCAGATGACTGCGGAGGCGGCGTTGTCGCATCATGCGGACGCCATCGTGCTGTCGCCCGGGCCTTGCACGCCGAATGAGGCCGGCATCTGCCTTGACGTCGTCCGTGGCGCTCCCGGGCGAAAGCCGGTCTTCGGCGTGTGCCTCGGCCTTCAGGCCATCGGCCAGGCCTTCGGCGGAAAGGTGGTGCGCGCGCCGCAGCCCATGCACGGCAAGATCAGCCGCGTCAGCCATGGCGGGCACGGCCTGTTCCGCGGCATCAACGGGCCATTCGAAGCGACGCGCTATCACTCGCTGGTGATCGACAGGGCCTCCTGCCCCGCCGCACTCGCGATCGAGGCCGAGACCGAGGACCAGCTGATCATGGCGGCTGCGCATCGGGACTGGCCCATCGCCGGCGTGCAGTTCCATCCCGAGAGCATCATGTCCGCACACGGCGCGACCATCATCCGCAATTTTCTTGACATCGCAGCGTCATGGCGCGACGCGAAAACGTCATCCGCGGTCGCCGCCGTCCAGCCTGCCAGGTCCTGA